One Mugil cephalus isolate CIBA_MC_2020 chromosome 10, CIBA_Mcephalus_1.1, whole genome shotgun sequence genomic window carries:
- the kcnj11l gene encoding potassium inwardly rectifying channel subfamily J member 11, like: MLARKGLLPDGFLLTRLAEDQNQPNRSRFRSQRARFITKTGSCNVAHKNIREQGRFLQDVFTTMVDLKWQHSLLIFASAFICSWMLFAMIWWLLAFAHGDLEPRDPNGEPGPVPCVTAIHSFTSAFLFSIEVQVTIGFGGRMVTEECPLAITVLIVQNILGLIVNAVMLGCVFMKTAQANRRAETLIFSRNAVIAPRNGRPTFMFRVGDLRKSMIISATIQLQVIRRTVTAEGEVVPVCQLDIQVENPLRSNGIFLVSPLIISHTMERGSPLYELSAQSLSSEDLEIIVILEGVVETTGITMQARTSYTPEEILWGRRFVSIITEEDGRYCVDYSKFGNTVPVRMSCLSAKELDQTKGVQEGGSEVQLQGWGLVRAGRGGFRRGGRACDSSAPQPWYAQSETTEKEGQKKTVPLEVIGRHVEEDGLGDGLGDMSE; encoded by the exons ATGTTGGCCAGGAAGGGGCTCCTGCCAGACGGCTTCCTGCTGACCCGGCTGGCGGAGGACCAGAACCAGCCGAACCGCAGCCGGTTCAGGTCCCAGAGAGCCCGCTTCATCACCAAGACCGGATCCTGCAACGTGGCTCACAAGAACATCAGGGAGCAG GGTCGCTTCCTGCAGGATGTTTTCACCACCATGGTGGACCTGAAGTGGCAGCACTCCCTCCTCATCTTCGCCTCGGCCTTCATCTGCTCCTGGATGCTCTTCGCTATGATCTGGTGGCTCCTGGCCTTCGCCCACGGAGACCTGGAGCCTCGCGACCCCAACGGCGAGCCGGGCCCCGTCCCCTGCGTCACCGCCATCCACTCCTTCACCTCGGCCTTCCTGTTCTCCATCGAGGTCCAG GTGACCATTGGCTTCGGCGGCAGGATGGTGACGGAGGAGTGTCCTCTGGCCATCACCGTGCTCATCGTCCAGAACATCCTGGGCCTCATCGTCAACGCCGTCATGCTCGGCTGCGTCTTCATGAAGACGGCTCAGGCCAACCGGCGAGCCGAGACCCTCATCTTCTCCAGGAACGCCGTCATCGCTCCTCGCAACGGACGACCCACCTTCATGTTCAGAGTCGGAGACCTGAGGAAGAGCATGATCATCTCTGCCACCATTCAGCTGCAG GTGATCCGGCGGACGGTGACGGCGGAGGGGGAGGTGGTCCCCGTGTGCCAGCTGGACATCCAGGTTGAGAACCCTCTGAGGAGCAACGGCATCTTCCTGGTGTCTCCTCTGATCATCAGCCACACCATGGAGCGGGGGAGTCCCCTCTACGAGCTCTCGGCCCAGTCCCTGTCCTCCGAGGACCTGGAGATCATCGTCATCCTAGAAG GTGTGGTGGAGACCACGGGGATCACCATGCAGGCCCGGACCTCCTACACCCCGGAGGAGATCCTGTGGGGGCGGCGCTTCGTCTCCATCATAACGGAGGAGGACGGCCGCTACTGCGTCGACTACTCCAAGTTCGGGAACACGGTTCCGGTCCGGATGTCGTGTCTCAGCGCCAAGGAGCTGGACCAGACCAAGGGGGTCCAGGAGGGGGGCTCGGAGGTCCAGCTGCAGGGCTGGGGGCTGGTCCGGGCCGGGAGAGGAGGCTTCCGCAGAGGGGGGCGGGCCTGCGATAGCTCGGCTCCCCAGCCCTGGTACGCCCAGTCAGAGACCACCGAGAAGGAGGGCCAGAAGAAGACGGTGCCGCTGGAGGTGATTGGACGCCATGTGGAGGAGGACGGACTGGGGGACGGACTGGGGGACATGAGCGAGTGA
- the zgc:171459 gene encoding uncharacterized protein zgc:171459 isoform X2 — translation MEPTLNPQFSENSYKMTEEDVKRLIEFRASNEALFTGKRNSAKIAWSTILRGLGLEGKLTADQIAKKWDNLRTKYKDLKQPYQGQDHLGGVVVESWPWFHIMDEAMQGRLYNSSLVLSPEAAAHAPGHRSNHSHENTDILEFLIKTEMEDTVATEAAEDDGTVHAEAPPIEGVPMGWRRMSECSYKMTEPETERMIKLRAANEALFTGRKHSAKPAWRAILYELGLQGKLTTDQLAKKWDNLKRRYKELKFPARGVETNPSSWPWFYRMNDAMEGRFAGAAPILTPIVEDEDEDCESLSPTPKKRARRSRAGMTEFLTESEMDLLVDNEDKNGSTSLGELHRMAEFTYKLTEDDTRRLIELRAANESLFTGRRNTAKPAWRGIVKEMGLTGKITPDQVAKKWDNLKTKFKDLKFPPRGMEAQTNPASWPWFLLMSDALEGRLAGKAPRVTPVWTNEEDGVFGSSPPPDRDCLMVERSSGSELDSVVGGDNGEADANITYIDASGEECSTPSDLSYKMSDQDTRRMIKLRAANEPLFTGRRNAAKAAWKT, via the exons aTGGAGCCAACCCTGAACCCTCAGTTTTCAGAGAACTCATACAAGA TGACTGAGGAGGATGTGAAGAGGCTGATTGAGTTCAGGGCGTCCAACGAGGCTCTGTTCACCGGGAAGAGGAACTCGGCCAAGATCGCCtggag CACCATCCTGAGAGGACTTGGCCTGGAAGGGAAGCTGACGGCCGACCAGATCGCCAAGAAGTGGGACAACCTGAGGACAAAGTACAAG GACCTGAAGCAGCCCTACCAGGGTCAGGACCACctgggtggggtggtggtggagtcgTGGCCCTGGTTCCACATCATGGATGAGGCCATGCAGGGTCGCCTCTACAACAGCAGCCTGGTGCTGAGCCCCGAGGCCGCCGCCCACGCCCCCGGTCACCGCAGCAACCACAGCCACGAGAACACCGACATCCTGGAGTTCCTCATCAAGACGGAGATGGAAGACACCGTGGCGACCGAGGCCGCCGAGGATGATGGGACGGTCCACGCAGAGGCTCCGCCCATCGAGGGGGTCCCCATgggctggaggaggatgagCGAGTGCTCCTACAAGA tgacTGAGCCGGAGACTGAGAGGATGATCAAACTCCGAGCGGCCAACGAAGCACTTTTCACCGGCAGGAAACATTCGGCTAAACCGGCCTGGAG AGCCATTCTGTACGAGCTGGGTCTTCAGGGGAAACTCACCACGGACCAGTTGGCCAAGAAGTGGGACAACCTGAAGAGGAGGTATAAG GAGCTGAAGTTTCCTGCCCGGGGCGTGGAGACCAACCCCAGCTCCTGGCCCTGGTTCTACCGGATGAACGACGCCATGGAGGGACGCTTCGCCGGCGCCGCGCCCATCCTCACCCCCATcgtggaggacgaggacgaggactgCGAGTCGCTGTCTCCGACGCCAAAGAAGCGAGCTCGCCGGAGCCGGGCCGGGATGACCGAGTTCCTGACGGAGTCCGAGATGGACCTGCTGGTGGACAACGAGGACAAGAACGGGTCCACGTCTCTGGGAGAGCTGCACCGCATGGCCGAGTTCACCTACAAAC tGACAGAAGACGACACGCGGCGACTGATCGAGCTTCGAGCCGCTAACGAGTCTCTGTTCACGGGGAGGAGGAACACGGCCAAGCCGGCCTGGAG GGGGATCGTGAAGGAGATGGGGCTGACCGGGAAGATAACACCGGACCAGGTGGCCAAGAAGTGGGACAACCTGAAGACCAAGTTCAAG GACCTGAAGTTTCCTCCTCGGGGGATGGAGGCCCAGACCAACCCGGCCTCGTGGCCCTGGTTCCTGCTGATGAGCGACGCTCTGGAGGGCCGTCTGGCGGGGAAGGCTCCCAGGGTGACGCCGGTCTGGACTAACGAGGAGGACGGTGTGTTCGGCTCGTCGCCGCCTCCTGACAGGGACTGTTTGATGGTGGAGAGGAGCAGCGGGTCGGAGCTGGACAGCGTTGTGGGCGGAGACAACGGTGAAGCCGACGCCAACATCACCTACATCGACGCCAGTGGAGAAGAGTGTTCAACTCCCTCAGACCTCTCCTATAAGA TGAGCGACCAGGACACCAGGAGGATGATCAAACTTCGAGCCGCTAACGAGCCGCTGTTCACAGGGAGGAGGAACGCTGCCAAGGCCGCATGGAA GACCTGA
- the zgc:171459 gene encoding uncharacterized protein zgc:171459 isoform X1 has product MEPTLNPQFSENSYKMTEEDVKRLIEFRASNEALFTGKRNSAKIAWSTILRGLGLEGKLTADQIAKKWDNLRTKYKDLKQPYQGQDHLGGVVVESWPWFHIMDEAMQGRLYNSSLVLSPEAAAHAPGHRSNHSHENTDILEFLIKTEMEDTVATEAAEDDGTVHAEAPPIEGVPMGWRRMSECSYKMTEPETERMIKLRAANEALFTGRKHSAKPAWRAILYELGLQGKLTTDQLAKKWDNLKRRYKELKFPARGVETNPSSWPWFYRMNDAMEGRFAGAAPILTPIVEDEDEDCESLSPTPKKRARRSRAGMTEFLTESEMDLLVDNEDKNGSTSLGELHRMAEFTYKLTEDDTRRLIELRAANESLFTGRRNTAKPAWRGIVKEMGLTGKITPDQVAKKWDNLKTKFKDLKFPPRGMEAQTNPASWPWFLLMSDALEGRLAGKAPRVTPVWTNEEDGVFGSSPPPDRDCLMVERSSGSELDSVVGGDNGEADANITYIDASGEECSTPSDLSYKMSDQDTRRMIKLRAANEPLFTGRRNAAKAAWKAILKELGLQGKVSTYQMSKKWDNLKRRYKDLKFPPVGMESVGDGASSWPWFHLMNEAMEGRLASSAPLLTPVTQDDDQHPDPAPRHRTRPPPPPPPPPSSSDYRQEAFVNSPDQNQPCDGPLGGLEREWEVLEGERAALERERAAVQAERLWLDQERAALERDRALVEQEREALGREREVLDQRALMLNSVGHSGHLNTLM; this is encoded by the exons aTGGAGCCAACCCTGAACCCTCAGTTTTCAGAGAACTCATACAAGA TGACTGAGGAGGATGTGAAGAGGCTGATTGAGTTCAGGGCGTCCAACGAGGCTCTGTTCACCGGGAAGAGGAACTCGGCCAAGATCGCCtggag CACCATCCTGAGAGGACTTGGCCTGGAAGGGAAGCTGACGGCCGACCAGATCGCCAAGAAGTGGGACAACCTGAGGACAAAGTACAAG GACCTGAAGCAGCCCTACCAGGGTCAGGACCACctgggtggggtggtggtggagtcgTGGCCCTGGTTCCACATCATGGATGAGGCCATGCAGGGTCGCCTCTACAACAGCAGCCTGGTGCTGAGCCCCGAGGCCGCCGCCCACGCCCCCGGTCACCGCAGCAACCACAGCCACGAGAACACCGACATCCTGGAGTTCCTCATCAAGACGGAGATGGAAGACACCGTGGCGACCGAGGCCGCCGAGGATGATGGGACGGTCCACGCAGAGGCTCCGCCCATCGAGGGGGTCCCCATgggctggaggaggatgagCGAGTGCTCCTACAAGA tgacTGAGCCGGAGACTGAGAGGATGATCAAACTCCGAGCGGCCAACGAAGCACTTTTCACCGGCAGGAAACATTCGGCTAAACCGGCCTGGAG AGCCATTCTGTACGAGCTGGGTCTTCAGGGGAAACTCACCACGGACCAGTTGGCCAAGAAGTGGGACAACCTGAAGAGGAGGTATAAG GAGCTGAAGTTTCCTGCCCGGGGCGTGGAGACCAACCCCAGCTCCTGGCCCTGGTTCTACCGGATGAACGACGCCATGGAGGGACGCTTCGCCGGCGCCGCGCCCATCCTCACCCCCATcgtggaggacgaggacgaggactgCGAGTCGCTGTCTCCGACGCCAAAGAAGCGAGCTCGCCGGAGCCGGGCCGGGATGACCGAGTTCCTGACGGAGTCCGAGATGGACCTGCTGGTGGACAACGAGGACAAGAACGGGTCCACGTCTCTGGGAGAGCTGCACCGCATGGCCGAGTTCACCTACAAAC tGACAGAAGACGACACGCGGCGACTGATCGAGCTTCGAGCCGCTAACGAGTCTCTGTTCACGGGGAGGAGGAACACGGCCAAGCCGGCCTGGAG GGGGATCGTGAAGGAGATGGGGCTGACCGGGAAGATAACACCGGACCAGGTGGCCAAGAAGTGGGACAACCTGAAGACCAAGTTCAAG GACCTGAAGTTTCCTCCTCGGGGGATGGAGGCCCAGACCAACCCGGCCTCGTGGCCCTGGTTCCTGCTGATGAGCGACGCTCTGGAGGGCCGTCTGGCGGGGAAGGCTCCCAGGGTGACGCCGGTCTGGACTAACGAGGAGGACGGTGTGTTCGGCTCGTCGCCGCCTCCTGACAGGGACTGTTTGATGGTGGAGAGGAGCAGCGGGTCGGAGCTGGACAGCGTTGTGGGCGGAGACAACGGTGAAGCCGACGCCAACATCACCTACATCGACGCCAGTGGAGAAGAGTGTTCAACTCCCTCAGACCTCTCCTATAAGA TGAGCGACCAGGACACCAGGAGGATGATCAAACTTCGAGCCGCTAACGAGCCGCTGTTCACAGGGAGGAGGAACGCTGCCAAGGCCGCATGGAA AGCCATCCTGAAGGAGCTGGGGCTCCAGGGGAAAGTCTCCACCTACCAGATGTCAAAGAAGTGGGACAATCTGAAGAGGAGATACAAG GACCTGAAGTTTCCTCCCGTGGGGATGGAGAGTGTCGGGGACGGCGCCTCCTCCTGGCCGTGGTTCCACCTGATGAATGAAGCCATGGAGGGCCGCCTGGCGAGCAGCGCCCCCCTGCTCACCCCCGTCACCCAGGATGACGACCAGCACCCTGACCCCGCCCCCAGACACAGGACACGCCCCCCGCCgccccctccgcctcccccgtcctcctcagACTACAGACAGGAGGCGTTCGTGAACAGTCCGGACCAGAACCAGCCCTGCGACGGGCCCCTGGGGGGCCTGGAGAGGGAGTGGGAGGTTCTGGAGGGGGAGAGGGCGGcgctggagagggagagggcggCGGTCCAGGCCGAACGGCTCTGGTTGGACCAGGAGAGGGCGGCGCTGGAGAGGGACCGGGCCCTGGTGGAGCAGGAAAGGGAGGCGCTGGGGCGGGAGAGGGAGGTGCTGGACCAGAGGGCCCTGATGCTGAACTCTGTGGGACACTCGGGACACCTCAACACCCTCATGTAG